A portion of the Musa acuminata AAA Group cultivar baxijiao chromosome BXJ1-1, Cavendish_Baxijiao_AAA, whole genome shotgun sequence genome contains these proteins:
- the LOC135674165 gene encoding probable LL-diaminopimelate aminotransferase, chloroplastic isoform X1: protein MASSLQIPAAISSSTSAFFGRLPSNNKNSRSWEVSLPGRKHGVCKCISSPSAEQTAYKTKVTRNANMAKLQAGYLFPEIARRRSAHMLKYPDVQVISLGIGDTTEPIPEVITSSMAMRAHFLSTVEGYSGYGAEQGDKKLRATIASTYYKDLGIEESDIFVSDGAKCDISRLQLLFGSEVKMAVQDPSYPAYVDSSVITGQTGLFQKDIEKYGDIEYMRCVPENDFFPDLSTISQADVIFFCSPNNPTGSAATREQLTHLVQFAKNNGSIIVYDSAYAMYISDDSPRTIFEIPGAKEVAIEISSFSKYAGFTGVRLGWTVVPKELLFADGFPVAKDFNRIVCTCFNGASNIAQAGGLACLSPEGLKAMTETINFYKENTDIIVDTFSSLGFNVYGGKNAPYVWVQFPGRSSWDVFAEILEKAHVVTTPGSGFGPGGEGFIRVSAFGHRANILEAAKRIKQLYK, encoded by the exons ATGGCGTCGTCGCTGCAGATCCCGGCGGCTATCTCGTCGAGCACCTCCGCCTTCTTTGGCCGTCTCCCATCCAACAACAAGAACAGCAG GTCGTGGGAAGTGTCTCTTCCGGGCAGAAAACATGGCGTTTGCAAGTGCATATCGTCTCCTTCTGCTGAGCAGACTG CTTACAAGACAAAGGTGACAAGAAATGCAAATATGGCTAAGCTTCAAGCAGGTTATCTGTTCCCAGAG ATCGCTAGAAGAAGGTCAGCACACATGTTGAAGTACCCTGATGTACAAGTAATAAGTCTTGGCATTGGTGACACTACAGAACCCATTCCAGAAGTCATAACTTCTTCCATGGCCATG AGGGCACATTTTCTTTCAACTGTTGAGGGATATAGTGGTTATGGAGCTGAACAAGGGGACAAG AAACTAAGGGCTACCATAGCCTCAACATACTACAAAGATCTTGGTATCGAAGAATCTGATATATTTGTCTCAGATGGTGCAAAATGTGATATCTCTCGCCTTCAG CTTCTTTTTGGATCTGAAGTGAAAATGGCTGTTCAAGATCCTTCATACCCT GCATATGTTGATTCAAGTGTTATTACGGGGCAAACTGGCTTATTCCAGAAGGATATTGAGAAATATGGAGACATCGAATACATGAGATGTGTACCTGAGAATGACTTTTTCCCTGATTTGTCAACTATCTCACAAGCTGATGTCATCTTCTTCTGTTCACCGAACAACCCAACTGGTTCAGCAGCAACAAGAGAGCAACTTACCCATCTAGTGCAGTTTGCAAAGAATAATGGGTCAATCATAGTTTATGATTCTGCTTATGCCATGTACATTTCAGATGACAGTCCACGTACTATCTTTGAGATTCCTGGAGCAAAAGAG GTGGCTATTGAAATATCGTCCTTTTCTAAATATGCTGGGTTCACCGGTGTTCGCCTCGGCTGGACTGTGGTCCCAAAAGAACTACTTTTTGCTGATGGTTTCCCTGTTGCCAAGGATTTCAACCGTATTGTGTGTACATGCTTTAATGGTGCGTCGAACATCGCTCAAGCTGGAGGTCTAGCTTGTCTTTCTCCTGAGGGACTGAAG GCCATGACCGAAACTATCAACTTCTACAAAGAGAATACCGATATAATCGTTGATACATTTAGCTCACTTGGCTTCAATGTATATGGTGGAAAAAATGCGCCATATGTCTGGGTACAGTTTCCAGGTCGAAGCTCGTGGGACGTATTCGCTGAGATTCTCGAGAAGGCGCATGTCGTTACCACCCCAGGAAGTGGGTTTGGACCTGGAGGCGAGGGCTTTATCCGGGTCAGCGCCTTCGGTCACAGAGCAAACATTTTGGAAGCAGCCAAAAGAATAAAGCAGCTTTACAAGTGA
- the LOC135674165 gene encoding probable LL-diaminopimelate aminotransferase, chloroplastic isoform X2, translating into MLKYPDVQVISLGIGDTTEPIPEVITSSMAMRAHFLSTVEGYSGYGAEQGDKKLRATIASTYYKDLGIEESDIFVSDGAKCDISRLQLLFGSEVKMAVQDPSYPAYVDSSVITGQTGLFQKDIEKYGDIEYMRCVPENDFFPDLSTISQADVIFFCSPNNPTGSAATREQLTHLVQFAKNNGSIIVYDSAYAMYISDDSPRTIFEIPGAKEVAIEISSFSKYAGFTGVRLGWTVVPKELLFADGFPVAKDFNRIVCTCFNGASNIAQAGGLACLSPEGLKAMTETINFYKENTDIIVDTFSSLGFNVYGGKNAPYVWVQFPGRSSWDVFAEILEKAHVVTTPGSGFGPGGEGFIRVSAFGHRANILEAAKRIKQLYK; encoded by the exons ATGTTGAAGTACCCTGATGTACAAGTAATAAGTCTTGGCATTGGTGACACTACAGAACCCATTCCAGAAGTCATAACTTCTTCCATGGCCATG AGGGCACATTTTCTTTCAACTGTTGAGGGATATAGTGGTTATGGAGCTGAACAAGGGGACAAG AAACTAAGGGCTACCATAGCCTCAACATACTACAAAGATCTTGGTATCGAAGAATCTGATATATTTGTCTCAGATGGTGCAAAATGTGATATCTCTCGCCTTCAG CTTCTTTTTGGATCTGAAGTGAAAATGGCTGTTCAAGATCCTTCATACCCT GCATATGTTGATTCAAGTGTTATTACGGGGCAAACTGGCTTATTCCAGAAGGATATTGAGAAATATGGAGACATCGAATACATGAGATGTGTACCTGAGAATGACTTTTTCCCTGATTTGTCAACTATCTCACAAGCTGATGTCATCTTCTTCTGTTCACCGAACAACCCAACTGGTTCAGCAGCAACAAGAGAGCAACTTACCCATCTAGTGCAGTTTGCAAAGAATAATGGGTCAATCATAGTTTATGATTCTGCTTATGCCATGTACATTTCAGATGACAGTCCACGTACTATCTTTGAGATTCCTGGAGCAAAAGAG GTGGCTATTGAAATATCGTCCTTTTCTAAATATGCTGGGTTCACCGGTGTTCGCCTCGGCTGGACTGTGGTCCCAAAAGAACTACTTTTTGCTGATGGTTTCCCTGTTGCCAAGGATTTCAACCGTATTGTGTGTACATGCTTTAATGGTGCGTCGAACATCGCTCAAGCTGGAGGTCTAGCTTGTCTTTCTCCTGAGGGACTGAAG GCCATGACCGAAACTATCAACTTCTACAAAGAGAATACCGATATAATCGTTGATACATTTAGCTCACTTGGCTTCAATGTATATGGTGGAAAAAATGCGCCATATGTCTGGGTACAGTTTCCAGGTCGAAGCTCGTGGGACGTATTCGCTGAGATTCTCGAGAAGGCGCATGTCGTTACCACCCCAGGAAGTGGGTTTGGACCTGGAGGCGAGGGCTTTATCCGGGTCAGCGCCTTCGGTCACAGAGCAAACATTTTGGAAGCAGCCAAAAGAATAAAGCAGCTTTACAAGTGA
- the LOC135674174 gene encoding probable serine/threonine-protein kinase WNK11 codes for MPCVKPDPADIDAEPFVEIDPTGRYGRYDDLLGAGAVKRVYRGFDQEEGIEVAWNQVRLRSFSDDRPMLDRLFAEVRLLKTLRHENIIALYNVWTDDDGSTLNFITEVCTSGNLRVYRKRHRHVSLKALKKWSRQILMGLEYLHTHDPCIIHRDLNCSNVFINGNIGQVKIGDLGLAAIVGKSHAAHSILGTPEFMAPELYEEEYTEQVDIYSFGMCVLEMVTLEIPYSECDSVAKIYRKVTAGVRPAAMAKVKDPEVRAFIERCLARPRARPSASELLTDPFFHGIDDDGSAPHPPLARPPSAATATDPRNRAPVPASPDAGSAAISRLRID; via the exons ATGCCGTGCGTGAAGCCAGATCCGGCGGATATAGATGCGGAGCCATTCGTCGAGATCGATCCCACGgggcggtacgggcggtacgacgATCTCTTGGGCGCCGGCGCCGTGAAGCGGGTGTACCGGGGGTTCGACCAGGAGGAGGGGATCGAGGTGGCGTGGAACCAGGTCCGGCTGAGGAGCTTCAGCGACGACCGGCCGATGCTGGACCGGCTGTTCGCAGAGGTGCGGCTGCTGAAGACGCTGCGGCACGAGAACATCATCGCGCTCTACAACGTGTGGACGGACGACGATGGCAGCACGCTCAATTTCATCACCGAGGTCTGCACCTCCGGCAACCTCCGGGTGTACCGGAAGCGGCACCGCCACGTCTCGCTCAAGGCCCTGAAGAAGTGGTCTCGCCAGATACTGATGGGCCTCGAGTACCTCCACACCCACGATCCCTGCATCATCCACCGCGACCTCAACTGCTCCAACGTCTTCATCAATGGCAACATCGGCCAG GTAAAGATAGGGGATCTGGGGCTAGCAGCGATCGTGGGGAAGAGCCATGCAGCCCACTCGATACTGGGGACACCGGAGTTCATGGCACCGGAGCTATACGAGGAGGAGTACACAGAGCAGGTGGACATATACTCGTTCGGCATGTGCGTGCTGGAGATGGTGACGCTCGAGATCCCCTACAGCGAGTGCGACAGCGTGGCCAAGATCTACCGGAAGGTGACGGCCGGGGTGAGGCCGGCGGCCATGGCCAAGGTCAAGGACCCCGAGGTCAGGGCCTTCATCGAGCGCTGCCTCGCGAGGCCCCGGGCTCGGCCCTCCGCCTCCGAGCTCCTCACGGACCCCTTCTTTCACGGCATCGACGACGATGGCTCTGCACCCCATCCACCTCTGGCTCGGCCTCCTTCTGCGGCCACTGCCACCGATCCCCGCAACAGGGCGCCGGTTCCTGCCTCACCCGACGCCGGCAGTGCCGCAATCTCTCGCCTCCGGATTGATTGA
- the LOC135674179 gene encoding BTB/POZ domain-containing protein At5g48130-like, which yields MDSTSARASPFSSPKPAALLKKVVFTWSQETGLPASVCVRIHGKIFNLHMLPLISRSRYFKKALIESSSDVELPHSFPGGSETFEMVALFAYDSPLPLDPFNVSALRCAAEFLQMTEDQTSRNLCETSDLYLNQVVLQSWDDTLIVLQTCQTLLPMAEELLIVSRCVESLAFMACMEILDPEQRRDRPVPTLQALAGRPWDSEAVKEVAGQDLWIKDLIALPFQFFRRIIRSLRRQGMKEKYVSPVVVFYANKWVLSKKTHKFWENTAEEDGAGTAGNKVSAILRGILELLPAANSAEIVPVTFYFALLSMSLSLNLNDSIRLKLQDLVAYHLHLAQAEDFLLPDNRLQNIASSPELKTMERVVSIHVSSRNETTAANSSSTVAELWDIYLSQIAVDPKLGPDRFMKLVETVPMADRDTHDHLYKAINTFLSAHPWVSNEEKARLCSNINCQKLSQEACIQAVQDELMPLRLIIQALFVQQLHTQQAFKHCSESFRYLHCGEFSGSIPSSTCQVPKSQKLDESPHDLAVGEEAPVVSLGSLMKEDLSLKGPAHGSKAENESTRFRIQALEKKLASLKHSLQNTSKGSVETDLKTVSFRLFAMEGSAVARRNPFGHVSGCIGSLSWTAQRKYANRLLKVFRKIAMLGKGKSKVKQMASGHPNGSLSCRSKSLHEMHDC from the exons ATGGATTCCACCAGTGCTCGAGCTAGTCCATTCTCGAGTCCAAAGCCAGCAGCCTTGCTGAAGAAAGTGGTATTTACATG GAGCCAAGAGACTGGATTACCAGCATCAGTCTGTGTCCGGATTCATGGCAAGATCTTCAACCTGCACATG CTGCCCCTGATCTCAAGGAGTAGGTACTTCAAGAAGGCACTGATCGAGTCGTCGTCCGACGTCGAATTGCCTCACAGCTTCCCCGGTGGTTCGGAGACCTTCGAAATGGTTGCGCTCTTCGCCTACGATTCTCCGCTTCCTCTCGACCCCTTCAACGTCTCGGCGCTCCGGTGCGCCGCCGAGTTCCTCCAGATGACGGAAGACCAGACCTCCAGAAACCTGTGCGAGACTTCCGACTTGTACCTCAACCAAGTGGTGCTGCAGAGCTGGGATGACACGCTGATAGTTCTCCAGACCTGTCAAACGTTGCTTCCGATGGCAGAAGAGCTTCTGATCGTGAGCCGATGCGTCGAGTCCTTAGCTTTCATGGCCTGCATGGAGATTCTCGATCCGGAGCAGAGGCGAGACCGGCCCGTCCCCACTCTCCAGGCCTTGGCCGGCCGGCCTTGGGACTCCGAGGCGGTGAAGGAGGTTGCCGGGCAAGACCTGTGGATCAAGGATCTCATAGCCCTGCCATTCCAATTCTTCAGAAGAATAATCCGGTCCCTGAGAAGACAGGGGATGAAGGAGAAGTACGTGAGCCCCGTCGTCGTCTTCTACGCAAACAAATGGGTGCTCTCGAAGAAGACTCACAAGTTCTGGGAGAACACAGCCGAAGAAGATGGAGCTGGCACTGCTGGCaacaaggtttcagccatcttacGAGGCATCCTCGAGCTGCTTCCAGCTGCAAACAGCGCTGAGATCGTCCCTGTGACATTCTACTTCGCATTGCTCTCGATGTCGCTTTCGCTTAATCTGAATGATAGCATCAGACTGAAGCTGCAAGATCTTGTAGCATATCATTTGCACTTGGCCCAAGCGGAAGACTTTCTCCTCCCTGACAACAGACTGCAGAACATAGCAAGCAGTCCCGAGCTCAAAACAATGGAGAGGGTGGTCTCGATCCACGTATCATCCAGGAACGAGACGACTGCCGCAAATAGTAGCTCAACTGTTGCAGAACTGTGGGACATATATCTCTCCCAGATTGCCGTTGACCCAAAGCTTGGACCTGATCGATTCATGAAACTCGTCGAAACAGTACCAATGGCTGATCGAGACACCCATGACCATCTCTACAAGGCAATCAACACCTTCTTGTCG GCACATCCTTGGGTATCCAATGAAGAGAAGGCAAGACTCTGCAGCAACATCAACTGCCAGAAGCTATCACAGGAGGCATGCATTCAAGCAGTTCAAGATGAGCTGATGCCACTGCGCCTCATAATCCAAGCACTGTTTGTCCAGCAACTGCACACACAACAAGCTTTCAAACATTGTTCGGAATCCTTCAGATACCTTCACTGTGGGGAGTTCTCCGGGAGCATTCCGAGCTCAACGTGCCAGGTCCCAAAAAGCCAGAAGCTAGATGAAAGCCCACACGATCTCGCCGTTGGAGAGGAGGCTCCTGTTGTGTCTTTAGGCTCCTTGATGAAAGAAGATCTTTCTTTAAAGGGGCCTGCACACGGTAGTAAAGCAGAGAACGAGTCCACAAGATTTAGAATTCAGGCACTCGAAAAGAAACTGGCATCACTGAAACATAGCCTCCAGAACACATCAAAGGGTTCAGTCGAAACAGACCTGAAGACGGTAAGCTTTAGGTTGTTTGCTATGGAGGGCAGCGCCGTCGCAAGGAGGAATCCCTTCGGCCATGTTAGTGGCTGCATTGGCTCTCTGAGTTGGACTGCACAAAGGAAATATGCAAATAGATTGCTGAAGGTTTTCAGAAAAATAGCCATGTTAGGAAAAGGCAAGTCAAAAGTTAAACAAATGGCTTCCGGTCATCCAAATGGTTCACTATCTTGTAGAAGCAAATCCTTGCATGAGATGCATGATTGCTGA
- the LOC135674183 gene encoding uncharacterized protein LOC135674183 — protein sequence MESFQSLPPTINSLTAITEAAKPRPESVVVSSNNSTDDVYPKESIGFLEVFVHQARDIHNICIYHKQDVYAKLCLTSNPEVTVSTQTINGGGRNPVFNQTLRLDVRNVDCSLKCEIWMLSRVKNYLEDQLLGFALVPLSDLLLANGKLVKEFSLSSTDLFHSPAGFVQLSLSYVGASPEVMAIPAPPKSSIPDTTLPDAEHEDPIPCDFEKIEFPDLQVDNENQLMVSEYFGIQCTSMETQSSDSFITVESGNCPDEEAGVRIVESFSAANSHDSSVALKHDTPVSSFSTTESPVVLPATSQSTSDPLSSIVSLSPKGKTSDVMEGEADSSGGTSNGALLKPIISINIEPEQPVVQQDIVDMYMKSMQQFTESLAKLKLPMDIDNDNAATANGNSGSTAENGSSGSDKLLPTPKGTGSRVFYGSRAFF from the coding sequence ATGGAGTCCTTCCAATCCCTTCCACCAACCATCAATTCCCTGACCGCAATCACGGAGGCAGCGAAGCCGAGGCCGGAATCTGTCGTCGTGAGCTCCAACAATTCCACTGACGACGTTTATCCTAAAGAATCCATTGGCTTTCTTGAAGTCTTCGTTCATCAAGCCCGCGACATCCACAACATCTGCATCTACCACAAGCAAGATGTTTATGCTAAGCTTTGCCTCACCAGCAACCCCGAGGTCACAGTCTCGACTCAGACGATTAACGGCGGTGGCCGGAACCCTGTCTTCAACCAGACTCTTCGGCTGGATGTGCGAAACGTCGACTGTTCGCTGAAATGTGAGATATGGATGCTCAGCAGGGTCAAGAACTATCTCGAAGACCAGTTGCTCGGATTTGCTCTGGTGCCCCTTTCAGACCTGCTGCTAGCCAACGGCAAGCTGGTGAAGGAATTCTCGCTCTCGTCAACTGATCTCTTCCACTCTCCTGCCGGTTTCGTTCAGTTGTCGCTCTCTTATGTTGGGGCTTCGCCGGAAGTCATGGCAATTCCAGCACCTCCAAAATCATCGATCCCCGATACTACTTTGCCGGATGCAGAACATGAAGACCCAATTCCTTGTGACTTTGAGAAAATTGAGTTTCCTGACTTGCAAGTTGACAACGAGAATCAGCTGATGGTTTCCGAGTATTTTGGAATCCAATGCACCAGCATGGAAACTCAGAGCTCAGATAGCTTTATAACCGTGGAGAGCGGCAACTGTCCTGATGAGGAAGCAGGGGTTCGCATTGTAGAGAGCTTCTCTGCTGCTAATAGTCATGATTCTTCTGTAGCTTTAAAGCATGACACTCCCGTAAGCAGTTTCTCCACCACTGAGTCACCTGTGGTGCTCCCAGCCACATCTCAATCTACCTCCGATCCATTGTCATCCATAGTGTCTCTGAGCCCGAAAGGTAAAACTTCAGATGTTATGGAGGGTGAGGCTGATTCTTCTGGAGGGACATCAAATGGTGCACTCTTGAAGCCTATTATCAGCATAAACATTGAACCGGAGCAACCAGTTGTTCAGCAGGATATTGTCGATATGTACATGAAGAGCATGCAGCAGTTCACAGAGTCATTGGCCAAGCTGAAACTTCCTATGGATATCGACAACGATAATGCAGCTACAGCAAATGGTAACTCAGGCTCTACTGCAGAAAATGGCAGCTCAGGCTCTGACAAGTTGCTGCCAACACCGAAGGGGACTGGTTCTAGAGTTTTTTATGGAAGCAGGGCTTTCTTCTGA
- the LOC135674195 gene encoding U-box domain-containing protein 4-like: MVSLADSQCGRAPRYHHGRSMRTVRSYLFHHRPSTGAPPALAPSSSAAVSENLTDSVVDFKLRELAVGVGSSVAEPAASTEELLEISREFSDCSSFGSDISGELQRLASLPRSEAPRSTASPEIDGIEALGGTGIGSSSEILESASLDGVEPVVRACVEGLGSPSAEAKRVAASKIRLLAKHRSDFRALIGASGAIPALVPLLRSTDPAAQESAATALLNLSLEEVNKVRIAAAGAIKPLVYAMRTGTAAAKQNAACALLSLSMIEENRATIGACGAIPPLVALLVGGSSRGKKDALTTLYKLCSTRRNKERAVSAGAAVPLVGMVGEPGGGTAEKAMVVLGSLAAIPEGREAIVEAGGIPTLVEAIEAGPARGREFAVHALLLLCADSPRNRGLLVREGAIPPLVALSQCGSARAKLKAETLLGYLREQRQDMAR, encoded by the exons ATGGTCTCGCTCGCTGACTCCCAGTGCGGGAGGGCTCCGCGCTACCACCATGGCCGATCCATGCGCACGGTGCGCTCCTACCTCTTCCACCACCGTCCCTCCACCGGTGCCCCGCCCGCCCTGgccccctcctcctccgccgccgtctCTGAGAACCTGACCGACTCCGTCGTCGACTTCAAGCTCCGGGAGCTCGCGGTCGGGGTAGGGTCCTCCGTCGCTGAGCCTGCCGCCTCCACCGAGGAGCTTCTCGAGATCTCTCGGGAGTTCTCGGACTGCTCTAGCTTTGGCTCCGACATCTCCGGCGAGCTCCAGAGGTTGGCCTCCCTCCCCAGATCCGAGGCGCCGCGGAGCACTGCGTCGCCGGAGATCGATGGCATCGAGGCGCTGGGGGGAACAGGAATCGGCTCGTCGTCCGAGATCTTGGAGAGCGCGTCGCTGGATGGCGTGGAGCCGGTGGTGCGCGCGTGCGTGGAAGGCCTGGGGTCGCCGTCGGCGGAGGCGAAGCGCGTGGCGGCGTCGAAGATCCGGCTCCTGGCGAAGCACCGGTCCGACTTCCGGGCGCTCATAGGGGCGTCGGGGGCGATCCCGGCGCTGGTTCCACTGCTGCGTAGCACGGATCCGGCGGCGCAAGAGAGCGCGGCGACGGCGCTGCTGAACCTCTCGCTGGAGGAGGTCAACAAGGTCCGGATCGCGGCGGCAGGCGCGATCAAACCGCTGGTCTACGCAATGCGGACTGGGACGGCGGCCGCGAAGCAGAACGCGGCGTGTGCGCTGCTGAGCCTGTCGATGATCGAGGAGAACCGGGCAACGATCGGGGCCTGCGGGGCGATCCCGCCGCTGGTGGCGCTTCTAGTGGGTGGGTCGAGCCGGGGCAAGAAGGACGCTCTCACCACGCTCTACAAGCTGTGCTCCACGCGGCGGAACaaggagcgagcggtgagcgcagGGGCTGCGGTGCCGCTGGTGGGCATGGTGGGGGAGCCCGGCGGGGGCACGGCCGAGAAGGCGATGGTGGTGCTGGGAAGCCTGGCGGCCATCCCGGAGGGCCGTGAGGCGATCGTGGAGGCCGGCGGCATCCCGACACTTGTCGAGGCGATCGAGGCCGGCCCGGCGAGGGGGAGGGAGTTCGCCGTGCACGCCCTGCTCCTGCTCTGCGCCGACAGCCCCCGGAACCGCGGCCTTCTCGTCCGCGAGGGCGCCATCCCACCGCTCGTCGCCCTCTCGCAGTGCGGCTCCGCCCGAGCCAAGCTCAAG GCGGAGACGCTTCTCGGCTACTTGCGCGAGCAGCGGCAGGACATGGCGAGGTAA
- the LOC135674201 gene encoding cytochrome b561 and DOMON domain-containing protein At2g04850-like: MSPSLLLLFLLGLWVTSATARCTITTFAKSYNKCVTLPTQGASLAWTYHPLNATLDLAFSGSFISPSGWIAWGLNPDSPAMTGAHALLAFSDPTSGGLLLLPFVLDPSVKLQRAPLLSRPFGLHLLSSSAVLRGAPSARAGAEVQIFAILKLSPNRTRLHHVWNRGLYVQGYSPTIHPTAPSDLASRATIDIASTASEVTPPAPDALPSAHAALNAASWGFLLPAGVAVARYLRQRASLGPSWFYAHAATQIVGFLLGTAGFAMGIILGSRSPGVEYGLHRGLGVAAFVAGGLQSAALLFRPKTTNRYRKYWKSYHHFVGYGCAVLGVVNVFQGMEVMGLGRSYWKLAYCLALSTLVGVCVALEVNSWVVFCRKAEEEKAAVTREGGGGGVENHHQVVKGKA; encoded by the coding sequence ATGTctccctctctcctcctcctcttcctccttggcTTGTGGGTGACGTCCGCCACCGCCCGCTGCACCATCACCACCTTCGCCAAGAGCTACAACAAGTGCGTCACTCTCCCCACTCAAGGAGCCTCCTTGGCGTGGACGTATCACCCCCTCAACGCCACCCTCGACCTCGCCTTCTCCGGCTCCTTCATCTCCCCCTCCGGCTGGATCGCGTGGGGCCTCAACCCCGACTCCCCCGCCATGACCGGCGCCCACGCCCTCCTCGCCTTCTCCGACCCCACCTCTggcggcctcctcctcctccccttcgtcCTCGACCCCTCCGTCAAGCTCCAGCGCGCCCCGCTCCTGTCCCGCCCCTTCGGCCtccacctcctctcctcctccgccgTCCTCCGCGGCGCCCCATCCGCCCGCGCCGGCGCCGAGGTCCAGATCTTCGCCATCCTCAAGCTCTCCCCCAACCGCACCCGCCTCCACCACGTGTGGAACCGCGGCCTCTACGTGCAGGGGTACTCGCCGACGATCCACCCCACCGCACCCTCTGACCTCGCCTCCCGCGCCACCATCGACATTGCGTCCACCGCCAGCGAGGTGACCCCACCGGCCCCGGACGCGCTCCCTTCGGCCCACGCCGCGCTGAACGCCGCGTCGTGGGGGTTCCTCCTCCCGGCGGGCGTCGCGGTGGCCCGCTACCTTAGGCAGCGCGCGTCGCTTGGGCCGTCGTGGTTCTACGCGCACGCGGCGACCCAGATCGTGGGGTTCCTGCTGGGAACAGCAGGCTTCGCGATGGGGATCATCCTGGGGAGCCGGTCGCCGGGCGTGGAGTACGGGCTGCACCGGGGGCTGGGGGTGGCGGCGTTCGTGGCGGGTGGGCTGCAGTCGGCGGCGTTGCTGTTCCGGCCGAAGACGACGAACAGGTACCGCAAGTACTGGAAGTCGTACCACCACTTCGTGGGCTACGGCTGCGCGGTGCTGGGGGTGGTGAACGTGTTCCAGGGGATGGAGGTGATGGGGCTCGGTCGCTCCTACTGGAAGCTGGCTTACTGCTTGGCGCTGTCGACGTTGGTCGGCGTCTGCGTCGCGCTGGAGGTGAACTCGTGGGTGGTGTTCTGCAGgaaggcggaggaggagaaggccgCGGTGACGAGGGAaggtggcggtggcggcgtcGAAAACCATCATCAGGTCGTCAAAGGCAAGGCATGA
- the LOC135674206 gene encoding putative MO25-like protein At5g47540, giving the protein MKGLFKSKPRTPADVVRQARDLLVYVDLNWNSQDAKRQEKMAELCKNLRELKFILYGNSESEPIAEACAQLTQEFFRENTLRLLIICLPKFNLEARKDATQVVANLQRQQVHSRLIASEYLEANKDLLDLLISGYEDMDIALHYGAMLRECIRHQSIARYVLESDHMKKFFDFIQLPNFDIASDAYATFKELMTRHKSTVAEYLSKNYEWFFTEFNSRLLSSPNYITRRQAVKLLGDMLLDRSNSAVMVRYVSSKDNLMILMNLLRESSKNIQIEAFHVFKLFVANQNKPPEIISILTTNKKKLLHLLQDIKLDKEDEQFEGDKAQVIREIEALN; this is encoded by the exons ATGAAGGGCCTCTTCAAGTCGAAGCCGCGGACCCCCGCCGACGTCGTGCGGCAGGCGCGAGACCTCCTCGTGTACGTTGACCTCAACTGGAACTCCCAGGACGCCAAGCGGCAGGAGAAG ATGGCAGAATTATGTAAAAATTTACGGGAGCTGAAGTTTATTCTTTATGGCAACAGCGAATCGGAGCCAATTGCCGAAGCTTGTGCGCAATTAACTCAGGAGTTCTTTAGAGAGAACACCCTACGTCTACTAATAATTTGTCTCCCAAAGTTCAATTTAGAA GCTCGTAAAGATGCTACTCAAGTTGTggcaaatttgcaaaggcaacagGTCCATTCACGATTGATTGCATCTGAGTATTTGGAAGCTAACAAAGATCTCTTAGATCTTTTGATTTCTGG GTATGAAGACATGGACATCGCTTTACATTATGGAGCCATGCTCAGAGAATGCATTCGGCATCAAAGTATAGCAAG GTATGTTTTGGAGTCCGATCACATGAAGAAATTCTTTGATTTTATCCAGCTTCCGAATTTTGACATAGCATCGGATGCTTATGCAACTTTTAAG GAGCTAATGACAAGGCACAAATCAACTGTTGCAGAATATCTCTCTAAAAATTATGAATGG TTTTTCACAGAATTTAACTCAAGATTGCTGTCATCTCCCAATTACATTACAAGAAGGCAAGCTGTCAAG CTTTTGGGTGATATGTTACTGGATCGGTCAAATTCTGCAGTTATGGTCCGCTATGTTAGCTCAAAGGACAATCTTATGATTCTGATGAATCTCCTCAGG GAATCAAGTAAGAATATCCAAATAGAAGCATTCCATGTATTTAAG TTATTTGTTGCTAATCAAAATAAGCCTCCTGAGATAATAAGCATATTGACAACAAACAAAAAGAAGCTTCTTCACTTACTCCAAGATATCAAGTTGGACAAAG AAGATGAGCAATTTGAAGGAGACAAAGCTCAAGTTATCAGGGAGATAGAAGCTCTTAACTAA